The Cryptomeria japonica chromosome 2, Sugi_1.0, whole genome shotgun sequence region ATGACTTCATAAGATTTTGCAAAGACCATGGAATCCACAAACAATTTACTGCAAGGTATACCCCACAATAAAATGGTGtcgctgaaagaaaaaatagaacaataatgGAAATGGCAAGAAGTATGTTGAAGGCAAAGCATTTGTCAaatgagtattgggctgaagcagtagcATGTGCAACATATATAATTAATAGATCTCCTACTAAAAGTGTTATCAATATGATTCCGAAAGAAGcatggagtggaagaaaacataatgTTTCTCATATGAGAGTATTTGGATGTGTGACATAAGCACATGTGCTAGATGAGTTGAGAAGAAAGTTGGACAACCAAGGAGAAAAATgtatatttgtgggatatagtgatGAGTCAAAGGCATAAAAGTTATACAATCTAATCAACAAAAAAGTTATAATCAACAGAGATGTGCAGTTCATAGAAGATGAAGCATGGGATGGAACTTTGGACAAAACAATCAATATTGCAGCCAATAtaccacaagaagaaaatgaagattttaTATTAGCAAGTACTCCTTCAAATGCGACTCCTCCTATAGTTGTTCAAGGTCAACAAAGTGGACAACAAATAACACCATCAAGTGTAAGGACAGCCCCACACACTCAAGCAAATACTCCATCAAATGTGCAAGTAACACCATCTTCAATTGGTAGTCTTGGTGCTGGACCATCAAGCCCACATTCAACAAATGCAAGTGACATGTCCAATCCTACATTAGCAAGCTTGAGGAGACAAAAAATTAGAAGTTTAAGGGAGATTTATGAACAAAATGAAGGTGAAAATAATGCGGGTCAGACTTCTCTTTTTGCTTTATACTCGCATgtagatgatccaattcattttaaagaagctattaaggaagaaaaatgggTGCAAGCAATGGATgaaaaaattgatgcaattgaaaagaataaaacatcGGAGTTAGTTAGTCTTCCACAAGGAAAAGAGGTGATAGGAGTGAAGTGGGTTTACAAAACAAAACTGAATGCAAATGGATATGTGCAAAAACACAAGGCAAGGTTGGTGGCAAAAGGTTATTCATAACAACCTGGGGTAGACTACAATGAGTCATTTGCATTGGTTGCTCGCTTAGACACTGTGAGAACAATACTAGCCATAGCAGCTCAAAACAAGTGGgcaatatatcaaatggatgtgaaatcaactttCTTAAATGGTattttagaagaagaagtctatgtggagcagccacccgtatatgagattttgggtcatgaaaacaaggtttacaagctcaagaaggcactttatggactcaaacaagctccAACAGCATGGTATAGCAGAATTGATAGTTATCTTTTACAAAATGGACTCAATAGGTGCAACAGTGAGCCTACACTGTATACCAAGATGAATAAGCAAGGTAAGATcataattgtttgtttatatgttgatgacttgatattcACTGGTGATCTTTCAATTGACATGTTCAAATCAGCTacgaagaaagaatttgagatgactgatttggatttaatgagatattttcttggcattgaagtaagtcaaaatgataaaggtattttcatttcacaatctaagtatgcaaatgatattttGAAGAGGTTTAATATGATGAATTGCAAATCAGCACCAACACCAATAGTGACAGGTTTAAAGTTGAGTAAAGATGACAAAGGAGCTAATGTAAATCCAACTTTGTATAAAAAACTTGTTGGTAGTCTCATGTATCTAACAACCACAAGCCCGGATATAATGTTTGGAGTTAGTCTCATTTCAAGGTTCATGGAGTCTCCAAAAGTGACACATTGGAATGCTggaaaaagaattttgaaatatgttagtggAACAAAGAATTATGGAATATTTTACTCAAGGTCAAATGATTTCAAGCTGATAGGATACATGGATAGTGATTGTGctggcaacatagatgataggaagagcacttctggttatgcttttcattttggatcaggcgtagtatcatgggcttcaaagaaacaaccaattgtaACTCTTTCATCAGCTAAAACAGAGTATGTAGCAGCTACAGGGGCAGCGTGTCAAGCCGTTTGGATGAGAAGAATGTTGAAAGAATTGAGGTATGAACAATAAAGTGCAACAAAGATATATCGTGACAACAACTCAGCTATAGCATTGTCAAAAAATCCAATATTTCACAAAAGGAGCAAGCATATAGACacaaggtatcacttcatcagggagatgatcaacaatggagaaataatTTTGGAACATTGTAAGTCAGAAGACCAacttgctgatatcttcaccaaatcaTTGGGAAAAGAAAGTTTTGTGCATCAACGAAACAACTTGGGTATTGTAGATGGTAGTTGTGATTAAGGAGGAGTGTTGGAGTTAATCACCAACTACCAAAACTAATGTTGCCATATTTCCTTTCTTCCTCTCGTGGTATACTGTCTTGTCATCTGCAGTTTTctgatcaaacaaaggacaaatgcCAAATTGTTTTTGATGGCAAAATCTTCCTCTTAGATCTTTCCACGGTGAT contains the following coding sequences:
- the LOC131064830 gene encoding uncharacterized protein LOC131064830, translating into MAAPSTSLRNPQIPQFNGKNYDYWAITMKALFCAQDLWEFVENGYQEPVDAIAYNALTQVEKDLLKENKKKDSKALFLIFQVVNESIFPRIQAATKSKQAWDILQTAYQGMEKVKIAKLQMLRRDFETIYMKESDTIESFFTQIIGLVNQIRTHGENLEERRVVEKILRSLPTRFESIVVAIEETKNLSQFSMDELHASLISHEHRLSRDVQFIEDEAWDGTLDKTINIAANIPQEENEDFILASTPSNATPPIVVQGQQSGQQITPSSVRTAPHTQANTPSNVQVTPSSIGSLGAGPSSPHSTNASDMSNPTLASLRRQKIRSLREIYEQNEGENNAGQTSLFALYSHVDDPIHFKEAIKEEKWVQAMDEKIDAIEKNKTSELVSLPQGKEVIGVKWVYKTKLNANGYVQKHKARLVAKGYS